Proteins from a single region of Catenulispora acidiphila DSM 44928:
- a CDS encoding enoyl-CoA hydratase/isomerase family protein yields MPEVQERPLDETVRHSLSGGVAWITLDRPEALNAITADHRDRLIALLRQASADPQTRVVVLTATGRGFCTGADLRPRPGAAPAAEPRPGDVARTIRDGAQALVAAVLDCEKPVIGAVNGIAAGIGAHLALACDLVIAAESAKFIEVFARRGLVPDGGGAHLLTRLVGVHKAKELMFFADDVPAAEALALGLVNRVVPDADLEKAARAWAERLAVGPTRALALAKNLVNRALEVDRATAFREEADAVELNMATHDGQEGVRAFVERRAPEFTGS; encoded by the coding sequence ATGCCCGAGGTACAAGAGCGACCGCTGGACGAGACCGTCCGGCACTCCCTGTCCGGCGGCGTCGCCTGGATCACCCTGGACCGCCCCGAAGCGCTGAACGCCATCACCGCCGACCACCGAGATCGGCTGATCGCGTTGCTGCGTCAGGCTTCCGCCGATCCGCAGACCCGCGTCGTGGTCCTCACCGCGACCGGTCGAGGCTTCTGCACCGGCGCGGATCTGCGTCCCCGACCGGGCGCCGCGCCCGCCGCCGAGCCGCGCCCCGGCGACGTCGCGCGCACCATCCGCGACGGCGCGCAGGCGCTCGTCGCCGCGGTCCTGGACTGCGAGAAGCCGGTGATCGGCGCGGTGAACGGCATCGCGGCCGGCATCGGCGCGCATCTGGCGCTGGCCTGCGATCTGGTGATCGCCGCCGAGTCGGCGAAGTTCATCGAGGTCTTCGCCCGGCGCGGATTGGTCCCCGACGGTGGCGGCGCGCATTTGCTCACCCGGCTCGTCGGGGTGCACAAAGCCAAGGAGCTGATGTTCTTCGCCGACGACGTGCCCGCCGCCGAGGCGCTGGCGCTGGGACTGGTGAACCGGGTCGTGCCGGACGCCGATCTGGAGAAGGCGGCGCGGGCGTGGGCCGAGCGGCTGGCGGTCGGTCCGACGCGGGCGCTCGCGCTCGCCAAGAATCTGGTGAACCGCGCGCTGGAGGTGGACCGCGCCACAGCGTTCAGAGAGGAAGCCGACGCGGTCGAGCTGAATATGGCGACTCACGACGGGCAAGAAGGCGTCCGGGCTTTTGTGGAGCGCCGTGCACCGGAATTCACAGGGTCCTGA
- a CDS encoding acetate--CoA ligase family protein, whose amino-acid sequence MTTEQTAVSRHRPVSEDRRHHVPTRSLNAEPAAGAPAIALITTGAHTGCPLVTADELGVPVAGWTYCGPGEDGPTFADAVEAFAQADGVGAIAACVDAIGTDLDGRALMRAAEAASGAGRPLVVLATGADRVIDAVLRQAGVVRVEGFDQLLDCAATLARFPRPTQRPGPVRIAADSGGAATLLADLARRAGLEVEDAGHAPDVTELAARPGAGLLLYAVTETGSSGEWTAAALVEAARESTTPIGVVWCSSGGTETGYRLILQRSPEIATFRTLTNAVAAAKAYYDHCDHRFRIPSLVEDNAMAGVKARQILTSGGAPGTTRKRDTGPSKGLSESQTHQLLRAYGIRTPREQLVTSAAWAVRAAATIGYPVVMKASVAGLPSASAAGLTRTTITSASQVRENFKDLMDSAGRQGYGTLDGVLIGQQITGGVDTMVGIRRDDRFGPAVVVGVGGAYAETLGDVSIRVAPFDAHQAHRMLDELHCLPLLTTAGADLEALADTILRVQRMALDLGDVLEGFDIAPLRVLGRGGGTVALDASARLIVH is encoded by the coding sequence ATGACCACTGAACAGACCGCGGTGTCCCGGCATCGGCCGGTGTCCGAGGACCGACGCCACCATGTTCCGACAAGGTCGCTGAACGCCGAACCGGCCGCCGGCGCGCCGGCGATCGCGCTCATCACCACCGGCGCGCACACCGGCTGCCCGCTGGTCACGGCCGACGAGCTGGGCGTCCCGGTGGCCGGCTGGACCTACTGCGGTCCCGGTGAGGACGGTCCGACGTTTGCGGACGCGGTCGAGGCGTTCGCTCAGGCGGACGGCGTCGGAGCGATCGCGGCGTGCGTGGACGCGATCGGCACGGACCTGGACGGCAGGGCCCTGATGCGGGCCGCCGAAGCCGCGTCCGGCGCCGGGCGTCCGCTGGTCGTCCTGGCCACCGGCGCCGACCGGGTGATCGACGCGGTGCTGCGGCAGGCCGGGGTGGTCCGGGTCGAGGGCTTCGACCAACTGCTGGACTGCGCCGCCACCCTCGCCCGCTTCCCGCGGCCGACCCAGCGCCCCGGGCCGGTCCGGATCGCCGCCGACTCCGGCGGCGCCGCCACCCTGCTCGCCGACCTCGCGCGCCGCGCCGGCCTCGAGGTCGAGGACGCCGGCCACGCCCCGGACGTCACCGAACTCGCCGCACGCCCCGGCGCCGGCCTGCTCCTGTACGCGGTCACCGAGACCGGGTCCTCCGGCGAGTGGACCGCCGCCGCGCTGGTCGAGGCCGCGCGCGAGAGCACCACCCCGATCGGCGTGGTCTGGTGCTCCTCCGGCGGCACCGAGACCGGGTACCGGCTGATCCTGCAGCGCTCGCCCGAGATCGCGACGTTCCGCACGCTCACCAACGCGGTCGCCGCGGCCAAGGCCTACTACGACCACTGCGACCACCGCTTCCGGATCCCGTCCCTGGTCGAGGACAACGCCATGGCCGGGGTGAAGGCGCGGCAGATCCTCACTTCGGGAGGTGCGCCGGGTACGACGCGCAAGCGGGACACCGGTCCCTCCAAGGGCTTGTCGGAATCGCAGACGCACCAACTGCTGCGCGCCTACGGCATCCGCACTCCCCGGGAGCAGCTGGTCACCAGCGCCGCCTGGGCCGTGCGCGCCGCCGCGACCATCGGCTACCCGGTGGTGATGAAGGCGTCGGTGGCCGGACTGCCGTCGGCTTCAGCCGCCGGTCTCACCCGCACCACCATCACCTCGGCGTCGCAGGTTCGCGAGAACTTCAAGGACCTGATGGACTCCGCCGGCCGCCAGGGCTACGGCACGCTGGACGGCGTCCTGATCGGCCAGCAGATCACCGGCGGCGTGGACACGATGGTCGGCATCCGGCGCGACGACCGGTTCGGTCCGGCTGTGGTGGTCGGCGTCGGCGGCGCCTACGCCGAAACGCTTGGCGACGTGTCGATCCGGGTCGCGCCGTTCGACGCCCACCAAGCGCACCGGATGCTCGACGAACTGCACTGCCTGCCGCTGCTCACCACCGCCGGCGCGGACCTGGAGGCGCTGGCCGACACCATCCTGCGCGTGCAGCGCATGGCGCTGGACCTCGGCGATGTGTTGGAGGGCTTCGATATCGCGCCGCTGCGGGTGCTGGGGCGCGGGGGCGGGACCGTGGCGCTGGACGCCTCGGCTCGCTTGATCGTGCACTGA
- a CDS encoding class I adenylate-forming enzyme family protein produces the protein MTFLALAVRKAARDHGSATALVAGRGPLSLSFQQLNAASEAMAARLAVRGVGQGQVAALLLPASLDYVVAYCALAKVGAVTAGVGAHYSPAERQAMLANVRPDVVIGTEELLTGRLPDAQIIPVRQAEDRREFAAGLPMLGREHVRTVPSARSHDDPETIVFTSGTSGLPKGALFGAKQIAAISEADNRAQTAPMPLLVATGLNHVGFMTKLAGHLLAGNRLHILTRWRAREALGLICDEGVPVIGGVAAQVALLLRVPQLASYKTDAIKALIIGGGPSPAELVRQARESFGAAYSIRYSSTESGGLGTLTALDAPDEEVFNTVGRPRAGTEISLRDEGGKQVPVGESGEVWMRSASVMSEYWHDPAATAETLTPDGWLRTGDVGLLDDTGCLRLAGRRDDMFVRGGYNVHPQEVEAVLQEHAAVGQIAVVPRPDAVMGQVGVAFVVPCDPAAPPTVEELRLFAGSRLARHKLPEEVRVVPTLPLTAGQKVDRSALRKRVGS, from the coding sequence ATGACCTTCCTCGCTCTCGCCGTCCGCAAAGCCGCTCGGGACCACGGGTCCGCCACCGCTCTGGTGGCCGGCCGCGGCCCGCTTTCCTTGTCCTTCCAGCAGCTCAACGCGGCCTCCGAGGCCATGGCGGCCCGCCTGGCGGTACGGGGCGTCGGCCAGGGCCAGGTGGCCGCGTTGCTGCTGCCCGCCTCCCTGGACTACGTCGTCGCCTACTGCGCGCTGGCGAAAGTCGGCGCGGTCACCGCCGGCGTCGGCGCGCACTACTCGCCGGCCGAGCGGCAGGCGATGCTCGCCAACGTCCGGCCGGACGTGGTCATCGGGACCGAGGAACTGCTGACCGGCCGCCTGCCCGACGCGCAGATCATCCCGGTCCGCCAGGCGGAGGACCGGCGCGAGTTCGCCGCCGGACTGCCGATGCTCGGCCGCGAACACGTACGGACCGTGCCCAGCGCACGCTCGCACGACGACCCGGAGACCATCGTCTTCACCTCCGGGACTTCCGGTCTGCCGAAGGGCGCGCTGTTCGGCGCGAAGCAGATCGCTGCGATATCCGAGGCGGACAACCGCGCGCAGACCGCGCCGATGCCGCTGCTGGTCGCCACCGGCCTGAACCACGTCGGCTTCATGACCAAGCTCGCCGGGCATCTGCTGGCCGGCAACCGGCTGCACATCCTGACGCGCTGGCGGGCCCGCGAGGCGCTCGGGCTGATCTGCGACGAGGGCGTGCCGGTGATCGGCGGCGTCGCGGCGCAGGTGGCATTGTTGCTGCGGGTACCCCAGCTCGCCAGCTACAAGACCGATGCCATCAAAGCCCTGATCATCGGCGGCGGACCGTCGCCGGCGGAACTGGTCCGGCAGGCGCGCGAGTCGTTCGGCGCCGCCTACTCGATCCGTTACTCCTCCACGGAATCCGGCGGCCTGGGTACCTTGACCGCCCTCGACGCGCCCGACGAAGAAGTCTTCAACACCGTCGGCAGACCCCGCGCCGGAACCGAGATCTCGCTGCGTGACGAAGGCGGCAAGCAGGTCCCGGTCGGCGAGAGCGGCGAGGTCTGGATGCGCTCCGCCTCGGTGATGTCCGAGTACTGGCACGATCCGGCCGCCACCGCCGAGACGCTCACCCCGGACGGCTGGCTGCGCACCGGCGACGTCGGCCTCCTCGATGACACCGGCTGCCTGCGTCTGGCCGGACGCCGCGACGACATGTTCGTCCGCGGCGGCTACAACGTGCATCCGCAGGAAGTGGAAGCCGTCCTGCAGGAGCACGCCGCCGTCGGCCAAATCGCCGTGGTCCCGCGGCCGGACGCGGTGATGGGACAGGTCGGCGTGGCCTTCGTGGTGCCGTGCGATCCGGCGGCGCCGCCGACAGTGGAGGAGTTGCGGCTGTTCGCCGGATCCCGGCTGGCCAGGCACAAGCTGCCCGAAGAGGTGCGCGTCGTGCCGACTCTGCCGCTGACCGCCGGGCAGAAGGTGGATCGTTCGGCATTGCGAAAGCGGGTCGGCTCCTGA
- a CDS encoding TetR family transcriptional regulator, with protein sequence MTAQQVRTVDGRIAGKRGQATRARLLECLGEMLVSQPYRSITVIDVARLAGTSPATFYQYFPDIESAIIEIANDMAKDGAHLKELADGRTWSGKAGMQAAEALVDGFLAFWNEHEAILRVVDLATAEGDKRFHKIRMKILNNVTISLADAITALQAAGKADAVMPPTATAGALVAMLASISAHQRVFEAWSIKLAELRAAMIGLVFMGITQKKPVAV encoded by the coding sequence ATGACAGCTCAGCAAGTGCGCACCGTCGACGGGCGGATCGCGGGCAAGCGCGGCCAGGCCACCCGGGCCCGGCTGCTGGAGTGCCTCGGCGAGATGCTCGTCTCCCAGCCGTACCGCTCGATCACCGTGATCGACGTGGCCCGGTTGGCCGGCACCTCCCCGGCCACGTTCTACCAGTACTTCCCGGACATCGAGTCGGCGATCATCGAGATCGCCAACGACATGGCCAAGGACGGCGCGCACCTGAAGGAGCTCGCGGACGGCCGCACCTGGTCCGGCAAGGCCGGCATGCAGGCCGCCGAGGCGCTGGTGGACGGCTTCCTGGCGTTCTGGAACGAGCACGAGGCGATCCTGCGCGTGGTCGACCTGGCCACCGCCGAGGGCGACAAGCGCTTCCACAAGATCCGCATGAAGATCCTGAACAACGTCACCATCTCCCTGGCCGACGCCATCACCGCTCTGCAGGCCGCCGGCAAGGCCGACGCCGTGATGCCGCCGACCGCGACCGCCGGCGCGCTGGTCGCCATGCTCGCCTCCATTTCGGCGCACCAGCGCGTCTTCGAGGCCTGGAGCATCAAGCTGGCCGAGCTGCGCGCGGCGATGATCGGCCTGGTCTTCATGGGCATCACACAGAAGAAGCCTGTCGCGGTCTGA
- a CDS encoding SDR family oxidoreductase, whose translation MTSFTGRVAVVTGGTKGIGRAVAARFEAAGATVVTLARSEPAQAVGRFIAADLASSADIVAAFKAVAEEFGRVDVLVNNAGGARPGRALDYPEEAARAAFDLNVLGVLCAAQCMYPLTPEHGGASIVNIGSVAGTRPSPGTAVYGAAKAALASLTKSLALEWAPRVRVNCVVPGPVLTESLTAYYGGPEAAALVGQGLPMGRMAEPGDIAGACLYLASDEAGQVSGAELLVHGGGEAPRFNRESGAAGRAAGTGGK comes from the coding sequence GTGACGTCGTTCACCGGAAGGGTCGCCGTCGTCACCGGCGGGACCAAAGGCATCGGACGGGCGGTCGCGGCGCGCTTCGAAGCCGCCGGGGCGACCGTGGTCACGCTGGCGCGCAGCGAGCCGGCGCAGGCCGTCGGCCGCTTCATCGCCGCGGACCTCGCCTCGTCCGCCGACATCGTGGCGGCGTTCAAGGCGGTCGCCGAGGAGTTCGGGCGGGTCGACGTGCTCGTCAACAACGCCGGCGGGGCGCGGCCGGGGCGGGCGCTGGACTATCCCGAGGAGGCCGCCCGCGCCGCCTTCGATCTCAACGTGCTGGGAGTCCTCTGCGCCGCGCAGTGCATGTACCCGCTCACGCCCGAGCACGGCGGCGCCTCCATCGTGAACATCGGATCGGTGGCCGGGACGCGGCCGAGTCCCGGCACGGCCGTCTACGGCGCCGCCAAGGCCGCGCTCGCCTCGCTCACCAAGAGCCTGGCGCTGGAGTGGGCGCCGCGGGTGCGGGTGAACTGCGTCGTGCCCGGGCCCGTGCTCACCGAGTCGCTGACCGCCTACTACGGCGGTCCGGAGGCTGCGGCGCTGGTCGGGCAGGGGTTGCCGATGGGGCGGATGGCCGAGCCGGGGGACATCGCCGGCGCCTGTCTCTACCTGGCCTCGGACGAGGCGGGGCAGGTTTCCGGCGCGGAGTTGCTCGTGCACGGCGGCGGCGAGGCGCCGCGCTTCAACCGCGAGTCCGGGGCGGCCGGGCGCGCGGCGGGGACCGGCGGGAAGTGA